One part of the Stigmatopora argus isolate UIUO_Sarg chromosome 8, RoL_Sarg_1.0, whole genome shotgun sequence genome encodes these proteins:
- the prg4b gene encoding proteoglycan 4b produces MSWTPLCSLILLSCALTPTVSQKSCGGRCGVEYYRGYLCQCDYGCMAYGECCLDFEAYCTSKETVNEAEQPSLGLSEGNDEENDEVPLVKPILFPEDASDEEPESTNTYESTPAEPLEAISTQATLITETPRVITEAVSLAMTPSEDVQSNTSDMADGSTATGNADLSDVTLPDSGTTPISDQVPDTPTPTLALQPEHSPTADATWMETAQTDALTKATSDTTEGRPSFSTATPNIAATSEPSKEPSTSSVPPDPSKESSTSSVAPEPSNETSTPSVSPEPSQESFTSSVSQEPSQESSTPSVSTEPSQESATPSVSLEPSQESSTPSVSTEPSQESATPSVSPEPSQESPTPSVSPEPSQESSTSSVSPEPSQESSTPSVSPEPSQESSTPSVSTEPSQESATPSVSPEPSQESSTPSVSTEPSQESATPSVSPEPPQESSTPSVSPEPSQESSTPSVSPEPSQESSTPSVSPEPSQESSTPSVSTEPSQESATPSVSPEPSQESSTPSVSTEPSQESPTSSVPPQPSQEASTPSVSPEPSQESPTSSVSSELSQVLSTTAESSQTPNIPGSTTVPPSNPTTLLFATNGPSLVPDPQNASTGVPSVESDLNATTPILPTTTYTPRFDSTNPATATQKPTQSVEPASKPQDDQKPLLTTTKIPVKKPDPKPTIKPVVPVLTVDTSRDFQADDNNDTNLCSGRPTSAVTTLRNGTIVVFRGHYFWSLDRNRSPGPARDITQAWGIPSPIDTAFTRCNCQGKTYIFKGNQYWRFENNNLDLGYPKAVEAGFDGLRGHITAALSVPQHRSRRESVYFFKRGGLVQKYSYKYGGTPCNKKPQPQYTIYTVRHRMARHAASHLGPTINIRMSWRGFPTTVTSAVSVPSYREPEGYKYYVLSRTKSYNVKMYGDQPAVASPRENPTAQSNFINCPNKL; encoded by the exons ATGTCTTGGACTCCACTATGCTCACTTATTCTCCTGTCTTGTGCCTTGACTCCAACTGTCAGTCAAA AAAGTTGCGGTGGAAGATGTGGTGTTGAATACTACCGAGGTTATTTGTGCCAGTGTGACTACGGCTGTATGGCCTATGGTGAATGCTGCCTGGACTTTGAAGCTTATTGCACCTCCA AGGAAACAGTAAACGAAGCAGAACAGCCATCTTTAGGTCTCAGCGAAGGAAATGATGAAG AAAATGATGAAGTTCCGCTGGTGAAGCCGATATTGTTTCCAGAAGATGCCAGCGATG AAGAGCCAGAGAGCACTAATACGTATGAGTCGACTCCAGCCGAGCCGTTGGAGGCAATCTCCACTCAGGCCACTTTGATCACAGAAACTCCAAGGGTGATCACAGAGGCAGTTTCATTGGCGATGACGCCTTCAGAAGATGTCCAATCAAACACCAGTGACATGGCTGATGGCAGCACAGCCACTGGCAATGCAG ATCTCAGTGATGTCACTCTCCCTGACTCAGGAACAACACCAATATCTGACCAAGTTCCTGACACACCCACTCCAACTTTGGCACTCCAACCAGAACATTCTCCCACAGCTGACGCCACATGGATGGAGACAGCACAGACCGATGCTCTGACTAAAGCTACTTCTGACACAACAGAGGGTAGGCCCTCTTTTTCAACTGCAACACCTAACATAGCTGCAACTTCAGAACCCTCAAAGGAGCCATCCACATCTTCAGTACCACCAGACCCCTCAAAAGAGTCCTCCACATCTTCAGTGGCACCAGAACCCTCAAATGAGACCTCCACACCTTCAGTATCACCAGAACCCTCACAAGAATCATTCACATCTTCAGTATCACAGGAACCCTCACAGGAGTCCTCCACACCTTCAGTATCAACAGAACCCTCACAAGAGTCCGCCACACCTTCTGTATCACTAGAACCCTCACAGGAGTCCTCCACACCTTCAGTATCAACAGAACCCTCACAAGAGTCCGCCACACCTTCTGTATCACCAGAACCCTCACAAGAGTCACCCACACCTTCAGTATCACCAGAACCCTCACAGGAGTCCTCCACATCTTCGGTATCACCCGAACCCTCACAAGAGTCCTCCACGCCTTCAGTATCACCAGAACCCTCACAGGAGTCCTCTACACCTTCAGTATCAACAGAACCCTCACAAGAGTCTGCCACACCTTCAGTATCACCAGAACCCTCTCAAGAGTCCTCCACACCTTCAGTATCAACAGAACCCTCACAAGAGTCCGCCACACCTTCAGTATCACCAGAACCCCCTCAAGAGTCTTCCACACCTTCAGTATCACCAGAACCCTCACAGGAGTCCTCCACACCTTCGGTATCACCAGAACCTTCACAAGAGTCCTCCACCCCTTCAGTATCACCAGAACCCTCACAGGAGTCCTCCACACCTTCAGTATCAACAGAACCCTCACAAGAGTCTGCCACGCCTTCAGTATCACCAGAACCCTCTCAAGAGTCCTCCACACCTTCAGTATCAACAGAACCCTCACAAGAGTCACCAACATCTTCAGTACCACCACAACCCTCACAGGAGGCCTCCACACCTTCGGTATCACCAGAACCCTCACAAGAATCCCCCACATCTTCGGTATCATCAGAACTCTCACAAGTGCTTTCGACAACGGCAGAAAGCTCACAGACGCCCAACATTCCTGGTTCGACAACAGTCCCACCATCAAACCCAACCACGTTACTTTTTGCAACCAACGGCCCTTCCCTTGTGCCGGACCCTCAGAATGCCTCCACTGGTGTTCCCTCAGTGGAGTCAGATCTCAATGCCACGACACCCATACTTCCCACCACCACATACACACCACGCTTTGATTCAACGAATCCAGCAACAGCAACCCAGAAACCAACTCAATCAGTAGAACCCGCCTCGAAACCCCAGGATGACCAAAAGCCTTTACTAACGACCACAAAAATCCCCGTAAAAAAACCAGACCCCAAACCTACGATTAAACCAGTGGTACCAGTGCTGACTGTGGATACTTCCAGAGACTTTCAAGCAG ATGACAACAATGACACAAACCTATGCAGTGGTCGGCCCACCAGTGCGGTCACAACACTGAGGAATGGCACAATTGTGGTCTTCAGAG GTCACTACTTCTGGTCATTGGATAGAAACAGGTCACCAGGTCCTGCTCGTGATATCACACAAGCGTGGGGCATCCCATCCCCCATTGACACCGCGTTTACCCGTTGCAATTGTCAGGGGAAAACATACATCTTCAAG GGGAACCAGTATTGGAGATTTGAAAACAATAATTTGGACCTGGGCTACCCAAAGGCTGTCGAGGCGGGCTTCGACGGACTTAGAGGTCACATCACAGCTGCTCTCTCTGTCCCCCAACACCGCAGCAGGAGAGAATCTGTCTATTTCTTCAAGAGAG GCGGATTGGTGCAAAAATATTCATACAAGTATGGCGGCACTCCATGTAACAAGAAACCTCAACCTCAATATACCATTTACACTGTCCGCCACCGAATGGCGCGACATGCAG CGTCACATTTGGGACCTACGATCAACATTCGTATGTCCTGGCGAGGATTCCCCACGACAGTCACCTCGGCCGTTTCTGTCCCCAGTTACAGAGAACCAGAGGGCTATAAATACTATGTCCTATCTAGAA CTAAATCCTACAATGTTAAGATGTATGGCGATCAGCCTGCTGTGGCATCTCCGAGAGAAAACCCAACGGCTCAGAGCAACTTCATCAATTGCCCCAATAAGCTCTGA